The following proteins come from a genomic window of Malus sylvestris chromosome 4, drMalSylv7.2, whole genome shotgun sequence:
- the LOC126618182 gene encoding uncharacterized protein LOC126618182, with product MGSNPLGLKQGHSEFSKVPRKLGVLRWKFLDVRTRRSTSSKFGRSFRGVFRRIPGELGVEVVSGDLRGFRGSFRPNHGELGVVQGGDRRDALMCGARELLDELQVQESQRCGDYEEFDGVLTDWTKLGLTFGCINL from the exons ATGGGTTCGAACCCCCTTGg GCTAAAACAAGGTCACAGCGAGTTTAgtaaggtcccaaggaagctcggagtgcttcgttggaagtttttggacgtaagaacacggagatcgacaagttcaaaatttggccggagctttcgaggcgttttccggcgaatccccggcgagttaggagtcgaggtag tttccggcgacctccgaggctttcgaggcagtttccggccaaaccacggcgaactaggtgttgtgcaag gcggcgatcgtcgtgacgccttgatgtgtggtgctagggagttgttggatgaactccag gttcaggaatcacaaaggtgtggtgactacgaggaattcgacggtgttctgacagattggacaaaattaggactcaccttcgggtgtatcaacttataa